The genomic stretch CATCAAGAACGTTGTATGCATTAGTACAACGTTGTGAAGAATATAAGCATCGAAAgcagttttttattttttcttgcttAATGCTGTGCCATCCGTACTTTTGCTCAACGGACCCTTGCATCCCCTTTTAAATACCAGacaatctctctctcccgCGTTCCCTCGATTCTGCTCAGAGTAGGACCCTCATATATATCAGACTTGATAGAGAATCAACATGGACCAACAGGACAATTGCAAATCTCAGGCGAAAGATGCCTCGCCTCGACTAACCATCACTGACTTGAGTGAAACCAGAACAAGTCTAAACGCCACAGATACACCTGGCGTGCTGTGTGACTCCTCAGAGGCAATAGCTCCGGCGGCAAAAGCAGAGGAAACGCGGGCCGTTCCGGACACTGAACTGGGACAGCCATATCACGTATTCCCGAGTGGCCGGAAAAAATTCCTCGTGGGCGTCATTGGAGTCGCAGGCCTGTTCTCGGGCTTGTCGTCAAATATCTACTTCCCGTCACTAGACGCAATTGCAAAGGTAAGTCAACTGTGTGCGTCTTTTGAACATTACTGACAAGAGAGCAGGATCTCAATGTTGGTATCGACGCTGTTTCCCTGACCATCACGTCGTACCTCATCATTCAGGGCGTGTCACCATTGCTTTGGGGTTCACTGTCGGACACGGTGGGACGGCGGCCTATTTACATCGCTTCTTTCACGGTCTATATTATTTCCAACATTGTGCTTAGCCTTTCTCCCAATTTCCCTGTTCTTTTGGTCTTTAGAGGTCTGCAAGCGGCAGGTAGCGCCTCTACTGTAAGCATTGGTAAGTGGTCTGTTACCTACTTGGCTCTTCTAGATACTATTGTTGACGTTATTGATCAAAAGGAAATGGCGTTATTCAAGATATCTCTCCACCATCTGAGAGAGGGGCTTTTATCAGCTTCTACCAGGCCAGTAAGTACCTCGATACCATCTGAAGATTCATAGATCCAGCCCACAAAGCTTACGCAGAATTCACTCAACAGTTCGTAACTTCAGCATCGCTATTGGTCCTGTTCTAGGTGGCGTCTTGGCAAACACCTTCGGCTTCCGGtccatcttcatttttcTGGCCATACTTTCCTCACTAGTTATCATAATGCTCATCTTGTTTCTGCCTGAGACCCTGCGGACCATCGCCGGAAACGGCTCTCTGCGGCTCACTGGTATTTACAAGCCACTCGTTGCGAGGATCTCCGTGGAGCCACTATATATGCAGGACCCTAACGAAACGGCCCAGCGAAAGAAAGTGACCCTCATAACGTTCATTGAGCCTCTAAGGCTTCTGGCGGAGAAGGATATTTTCCTGAATCTGCTGTTTGGGGGCGTGGTATATGCCATTTGGAGTATGGTAACATCCAGTACCACAAACCTTTTCAAGTCACGCTTTGGCCTTAACGAACTCTTCCTTGGCCTAGTTTACTTACCCAACGGTACATTTTTCTTTCCACGAGCATTCTCCTACTCCAACCTTGGCTAATCGATACTTCTCCTACAGGTTGCGGCACCATCGCCGGCTCTGCTATGATTGGCAAACTGATGACGCGCGACTATAAAGCAGCTGAGGTGGCCTACAAACTTGCGCAAAATCTACCACCCTCGTATAAAGTCCCGGCCAAGGACATCCCAGCCGATTTCCCCATCGAGCACGCACGTCTACGGCACCTGCCGTGGATCGCAAGTCTCTTTACTGTATCCACTGCCGCGTATGGTTTTACACTTGCATATCCAACCTTGACATCCAAACCCGGGTGGATAGCGGTGCCACTCGCTTTGCAGTTTCTAATTGCCGCAATGAGCAATGCCATCTTCGCGCTAAACCAGACGCTCGTGTCGGACTTGTGTCCCGGCAAAGGCGCTAGCAGTACGGCCATCAACAACCTAGTACGGTGCGGGCTCGGCGCTGTTGGAGTTGCGTTTGTCGAGGCCATGATTACCAATATCGGGCCCGCGTGGGCCTTCCTAGGCTTAGCATTAATCACGGTAGCAATGGCACCGTTTGCTGCGGTAAACTGGTATTGGGGGCAACAATGGCGGGCTGCAAGGACAAAAAGGAAGGCCAAGATGGAAGACTAGAAGAATACGCAGAGGCTTGAACCCTTGCTAGTTCCAATAATGAATTAGAATTACGGGAATAGAACATGGATCAAAAAGGAAATCTTGGGCTTgcttgccatcttcatcctgcCGGGTTTAaggcttgtctttttttaaaataagcaTAAATAGATCTAAAGAAAGAAGGTGGGGCACGAATGCCGTTAAAGTCAAGATAACAATGGACAGGGATTATACTGGACGGTCGTCGGTGCGTACGGAGTATCCAATTCTTGGCAGCTTCGTGTGCAGTTAGGCAGTTACCTTTCAACGGCCAAATTGTGGATAATAGTAAACGCCAAGATGATAAACATCGCGACGCCGAGTACTACATAACATGACTCCCTCATTCCGAAACTTGAACTTGCTATTGAACTAGAGAGTTGATGTAAACACAGTAGTCGTAGCCCAAAGAATGCCAGTTGAAGGGTACTGAAACTGCTGCTATTAATTTGGCCATTGGTATCCGGTATAATAATTGCGAGGCAATAAGACAAGAGAAAGGCGTTCTTTCCAACAGTGTTGTCTACAAGAATCCCGATGTAGCCTCATTTACTACCAAACCCAGCGATAACTTTGTTAGGCAATTTTGTGGCAATTACAAGGATGGCAATGCCGAAGACAACAACGGAATCTCCGATGGTATCAGTCACATTAATCTTGGCGCATAATAAGACAAAGCGAAAGAGATGGGTTTATAGCAAGCAGCTTGTGAAAAAGTAAGggataagaatattattagtaaacAAACCAGAATAATACACACAGCTGAGGAATAGAGCCCTTGCCATGTAAGTTTTTGTATATTCGTGCTGCGGTCTCAGTCCTTTTGCAAGCGACTTGATACAGCCAAGAGGCCAAGAACTAGGCATCTGATACAATATGCCGCTGGATTGCGCGGCCTCCGGTCTGCCCTTGTAACGCTTATGCATCTGCCGGAAGTGATCGACGCTATTACTCCCTGCTGTGCTGCCTTGTCTCCGCTGCTATCTTTGCCGCTGTCATCTCGGAAGTCTTCCGGTGCGATAAGTCATTCCCCTGCAGATCGCCCACCCTATTGTACACAAGCATGctgcaaaaagcaaaatcaaTATAATACTACTAGATTTATACTAGCCAAATGCTTCTGCGGTATTAGAATAAAGTTGGAAAACAATTGTTAGTAGTTAAATAGCTCTCTGAGTAAGTCTAGTTTATTAACCCTCAGGCTAGCTAAAACATTCTAACCTTGATATCTGAAGGCATTTATAATATAGCGGAGTTGGTGGTTCCAGATTAATATCCGACTTATATCCAGAGGTAGCTGTACTATGCCTTGGTCTCTTTGGCTATTGCTATATGTTCTTGGATCCCGTTTGCGGTCTTTTACATCTCGGACATTATAGAGAGGCGAGAGATTATTAAACGCAGAGTTTGAACAGCCGCATCTTGCAACAGTAGCCGGGTAATGTCGGTGTTGCTCCGGTACATTGCATGAATGAGTAGCGGTATGAGACCCACGGGTCTGTCTTTCCGATGCGGAACCCAGTCCTCCGAATTGTATCATGTCTCGCCGCGGCATGAATCGATCATCGTCCTCAAACTTGCAGCACGCGCCATTTACCAGGATGCTTTCGACACTGTTGGGGAGTTTGGCTTACAGCTACGCTTGAGTAAGCACGACCAGATTTGCTCACCAGGGCTTCGGCAGTTCCCAGATAACCTCATACTACTTCGCTAGCTAATATGAGATTAGTCTCTCTACGGGCAACATTTACACTTACTcctttgccaagaagaagttcTACAAATTCAGTATTTTATGATTTGCAATACACTGTAATATTAATTAGCAACCTTGTAACAGCTTATTTAAGTCTATTTTATATTGCAGAAATCGCGAGGACAGATCCCTGTGCAATTAATAACGAGCTGCCTTGAGAATTACATGCTTTTACTTTTGAATACTGAGCCGAGTTGTATTTCTCTGTAATATTCTGTGTAATAATGTTAAACAGTTGCCTATGCAAAAGATCTTTCTTTCCAGTGTTATTCCTATGATCCAAATGTAGAGATAAAATACCTGAGAGTTGTCTTCCTGTATGAGCTCCGAGGTACGATAATCTTCAACAAGTTTCGTAATGATTCCCGAGGGATGATAGTTAACTATATATGGAAAGCCTTGCGGCCATCTAAGTGCGCGGCCACAAACAGGAGTGTACTTTTCTTGTCCCTAGCGTCCGAGTCTGCACCGTGGTCtaagaggaagagatgacCTCCCCTCGGGAATCTTCTTATAGGTTTTTGCGATTGCTGTATCGATTGATGCAGACGTATGACGCGGTCTGTCCATCGATGTCGGTGCCAATGACACTAGCGCCTCAGTTGATCAGCTGTTTCATTATTCGTAGCTTTTTTGTTTCGCAATTTCTACGCGATTTATGATAGCGGGGTGTTGAAGTTGTTGTTTAGCGCATTAGCACCCATTCTCAGCTCAGTCAACGCGTGGGCTAAGGCTCAATTCCCTTTCAACATAGCTGGATGAAGAGACGGCAAGCCCTTTAGCTGGGTGGAATGGGGCATGAGGAGCCTCAGTACTGCAGTAGCAGAATCGGGTTCGACTTTGAAGGATTCTTCGACAGCGCACCATATCACGCCATGTTACTTCCAACGAGGCAAACTACGGACATATTCGAGCAAGAGCGCCACTAGATCCACGTTGAATTATCTGACTGAGAGGACGAGAGGCGACCCGTGACTTATTTTCTGGTAGCTGAGCGAGATGTCATCACCGGACTGAAGTATTTCTCGTGCTATTCCAAGGTCGTAGAACTTGACAGCTCTGATCAGGGGATAATCCTCTGCCTTGGAAAATTGGAAATGGGACGCGCCCCTGCTTTGAGCAGGGCGTCACGAGGCCAAGAGGGCTCATCTCTTGGGAGTCGTTCAGGTTTGGATCGGCTCCATGCCTGAGTAGTAAGTCGCACTGTTGAGAATGTTGGCTCTCGACGGCGGGGACAACGAGACTATCTTCCCATCCGTTTTTTAGAAGGCTGCCTAATCTCGCCTACTCAAGCCAGGCCATTAGTATTTGTATTTGTTCCAAGGCGAACACGACACAACCCAATCTAGTTCGGACACTGGACGTAGAAGTGGCCGCGAATGAAACATATATCGGGTCTCCGGTGATATTTTTTGGTCCTCTTTTAACGGAAAGAGGTATTCCCtgattcttttttccatcgCTAGAGTCTTGGGAGTCTTCAACTGGCTCGGGTTCTTTGAAGATATCCGAGGCGTTGGCCTCAGTTTTCTCAGCCGAGTAGACCGCTCCAGCGTGTTATTCGTAAGGAAGGAGATTGCTGCCATCCGCTCTGCTTCTATAGCCGCCCGGCTTAATTTAGAGCATGGTATCCGTATGACTCTAAAGCGTGTGTTGGGATTAAAAGAGCCTCGATCTTCTCGGTTTTCGCGGTTGCCGTCATTACGACGTGAAGCGACTGCTAGGTTGTGGCCGATAATCATTGCTTAGTCGGGCTCGGTATCTGTAGTATATCGGCTCATTCATTGTATGTGTAATAAGAAACGCAGCGTATAAACACACGACTACTAAAGGTGAGAATGGGGTACTGCCCCAATGATGATATTAATAGCGGAGTTGAGCTTTTGTTGCGGGTGAGTCAGGCGACAAAAGCCAACAATACGCAGCCTAGCACGTGGTGCGTAATGCCTTCGGGTAGCGTGGAGGAACTCGGCCTCGTTTTACCTATGTAGATACCTGTTGAACAGACCACTCGGCAAAAGTGAAGTGACCACTTCTCTTGCCGAAGTGTGTATTAGTACTTCGTTTTCACCAACAATACCAGCATAAACGATACATGCATCGAAAGGCCTCTGCACGGCGAGACCTCAAGGCCGAAATCACGCCTTGATTTAAGCACCTCTATGATGAGACATAAGACGGAGACGGAAATAGTTGACCCCTAATCAAACGCGTAACCTAACTGGGTGAATGGCTTCAAGTGCACGGCATCGCCCACATCGATTGGCTGCCTCACAGCCCGGATCTAAATCTAATCAAGTACATCTAGGGTgccctgaagaagaagctcgttTAGATCTAAGCCGGAACTTCGGGATCTTAGGCGTGGTGCCACAGACATCGCGTTGGTAAATTAAAAGATAGCGGAGGCTAGGAACTTAAGTCAGTGCCGCGCTGCTTCGCGCCAGTAAGTGCTGCCAAAAGTTATAATATgaattataagtttaaaaacGCTGGGCTCTTTAAACATAGAATGAAATCGAATCTTACAAGGTAATTGACGTGTTTTCTCGGTTTGAAGTTATCGGGTAGGTTATGTAGTAGGGTGCGGGGTTATTAGGTACCCGGCGGGTTAACTAGTAAGCAGGCCAACAAGGCCCCCGCCTCTCCTACTAGAGAGGCGGGAACGAAACTTGTATCTTATCACGACCCAACAACACTTGGTTGCACCAGCAGGCCTTAGAAAGGATATACTATATTCCAAACAACCAACCAGAAGGAAGCGATTACTACACTATAAGTAATCACTCCTGCGCTTACTAACACTAtcctagtaattactatagtaattaccactataactataattatacataaataaactaaatatataagtttacttttttacacttatttaaataacttaaatagctagttattaatataaaattaagattataatacgctttac from Trichoderma atroviride chromosome 3, complete sequence encodes the following:
- a CDS encoding uncharacterized protein (EggNog:ENOG41~TransMembrane:10 (i77-97o109-132i144-162o233-252i314-331o351-369i416-437o443-464i485-503o509-532i)); translated protein: MDQQDNCKSQAKDASPRLTITDLSETRTSLNATDTPGVLCDSSEAIAPAAKAEETRAVPDTELGQPYHVFPSGRKKFLVGVIGVAGLFSGLSSNIYFPSLDAIAKDLNVGIDAVSLTITSYLIIQGVSPLLWGSLSDTVGRRPIYIASFTVYIISNIVLSLSPNFPVLLVFRGLQAAGSASTVSIGNGVIQDISPPSERGAFISFYQAIRNFSIAIGPVLGGVLANTFGFRSIFIFLAILSSLVIIMLILFLPETLRTIAGNGSLRLTGIYKPLVARISVEPLYMQDPNETAQRKKVTLITFIEPLRLLAEKDIFLNLLFGGVVYAIWSMVTSSTTNLFKSRFGLNELFLGLVYLPNGCGTIAGSAMIGKLMTRDYKAAEVAYKLAQNLPPSYKVPAKDIPADFPIEHARLRHLPWIASLFTVSTAAYGFTLAYPTLTSKPGWIAVPLALQFLIAAMSNAIFALNQTLVSDLCPGKGASSTAINNLVRCGLGAVGVAFVEAMITNIGPAWAFLGLALITVAMAPFAAVNWYWGQQWRAARTKRKAKMED